The Kwoniella dendrophila CBS 6074 chromosome 1, complete sequence genome contains a region encoding:
- a CDS encoding ADP,ATP carrier protein, mitochondrial, with amino-acid sequence MSDVKKPKDAKAFLTDFLMGGVSAAVSKTAAAPIERIKLLVQNQDEMIKQGRLATPYKGIGDCFSRTYKEEGMASLWRGNTANVIRYFPTQALNFAFKDYFKSLFGFKKSEGYWKWFAGNIASGGAAGASSLLFVYSLDYARTRLANDNKSAKKGGSRQFNGLVDVYKKTLASDGIAGLYRGFVPSVVGIIVYRGLYFGLYDSIKPVILVGPLEGNFLASFALGWTVTTSAGLASYPLDTIRRRMMMTSGGTVHYKSMMDAGSQIVAKEGIKSLFKGAGANILRGVAGAGVLSLYDKMQELMFGKVYSVS; translated from the exons ATGTCCGACgttaaaaaaccaaaagatgCCAAAGCTTTCTTAACTGATTTCTTGATGGGTGGTGTATCCGCTGCTGTCTCAAAGACTGCTGCTGCTCCCATTGAACGAATCAAGCTTTTGGTTCAAAACCAAGATGAGAT GATCAAACAAGGTCGTCTCGCTACCCCTTACAAAGGTATTGGTGACTGTTTCTCAAGAACCtacaaagaagaaggtatggcCTCCCTTTGGAGAGGTAACACCGCCAACGTTATCCGATACTTCCCAACCCAAGCTCTTAACTTCGCCTTCAAAGATTACTTCAAATCTCTTTTCGGTTTCAAAAAATCCGAAGGTTACTGGAAATGGTTCGCTGGTAACATTGCTTCCGGTGGTGCTGCTGGTGCCTCTTCTTTACTCTTCGTTTACTCCCTTGATTACGCACGAACTCGATTGGCCAATGACAACAAATCCGCTAAAAAAGGTGGTTCAAGACAATTCAACGGTTTAGTAGATGTCTACAAGAAGACCCTCGCTTCTGATGGTATTGCTGGTCTTTACAGAGGTTTCGTTCCTTCAGTCGTCGGTATCATTGTCTACAGAGGTCTCTACTTCGGTCTTTACGATTCTATCAAACCTGTCATCCTTGTTGGTCCTCTTGAAGGTAACTTCTTAGCTTCATTCGCTCTTGGTTGGACCGTCACCACCTCAGCTGGTCTTGCTTCATACCCACTTGATACCATCAGAcgaagaatgatgatgacttCAGGTGGTACCGTTCACTACAAATCTATGATGGATGCCGGTTCTCAAATCGttgctaaagaaggtatcaAATCCCTCTTCAAGGGTGCCGGTGCTAACATTCTTAGAGGTGTTGCCGGTGCTGGTGTTTTGTCATTATACGACAAAATGCAAGAATTAATGTTCGGTAAAGTCTACTCTGTAAGTTGA